In Thermodesulfobacteriota bacterium, the genomic stretch AGGAGCTTGTCAGCGAGCGGGTCCAGGAACTTGCCGAGCGAGGTTATTATGCCCCGTTTCCGGGCGATATACCCGTCCAGCCAGTCCGTGAGGCAGACGAGAGTGAAAAAGGCCGCTGCCGCCAGGCTCATGCCCTTGCCAGGGGAAAGGAGCATAAGGACGAGGACCGGGGCAGCCGCGACCCTTACGAGAGATATGCTGTTCGGTAGGTTCAAGCCCCCATGCCGCTCCGCGCCCATGCCGAGCCCCGTCTACCGCGACCCGGAACTGTAGAGGTCATGGTAATGGAGCACCCTTTTGACGTAGGTCTGCGTCTCCGAGTAAGGCGGTATCGTGCCGTACTTCAAGACCGCGTTCTCGCCGGCGTTGTACGCGGCGACCGCGAGCGGCACCTGCCACTTGAACATCTGAAGGAGCTTCGAAAGGTACTTTATCCCGCCCTCGACGTTCTCGACCGGGTCGTGTATGTTCCTTACGCCCATCCGAGACGCGGTCGCCGGCATCAGCTGCATGAGGCCGGTCGCCCCTTTTTTCGATACCGCTGCCGGGTCGAAGTCGGACTCGGCCTTTACTATGGCCTTTACGAGCATCGGGTCCACTCCGTACTTCTCGGCGGTGCTCCTTATCATCTCCTCGAACCTGCCCGCAGAGAGGTTCTTGAACGCCGGATTGGAGGGCGAGAGCACTGAAGGGACCCTCTCCTTCATCATCCACTTGTACTTCGCCGTGGTCGGCACGTTGGTGATGTGGACGACCCCGTTCTCGTCCGTATACTGATAAAAATCGGCCAGCGCCGCAACTGGCGAGCCGAAGGCCAGGACGGCCGACAGGATGACGTAATGTCGTAGCTTCATAAGGGTCTTACTCGTTCCGGATGCCGAAATGCATTGAGTATTCCGCGCCCGGGCTGGTCGTTACGCTCGCCGGAAGGGGTATATTCCGCCCTGAACAGTCTACAATGCAGGTCTCAAAAGGGCAAGATTTTTTATAGCGGCCGGACGCTCTCATTTGAATTTGACAAAAAACCGGTCTTGCCTTAATCTGGGAATCATCTCTGTATCAATATCGCTGGAAGGCGCGGAAAGGTTTAGTATTTTTTTAGGCCCGCGCGGCCCGGCCCTCCCCTGGGGCACGGGCATTTTCCCAAAAAAGGAGCTGTCTTCTTGGAGTTAAAATCCGATTTTCTGGTCATAGGCACCGGCATCGCCGGCCTCGCGTTCGCCCTTAAGGCTGCCGAGGCCGGGAGCGTCGCCATCGTAACCAAAAGGGACATGAGCGAGTCGGCTACCTACTATGCCCAGGGCGGGATAGCATCGGTCCTGAGCGCCGAGGACACCTTCGACGCGCACGTGAAAGACACGCAGGACGCCGGGGCCGGGCTCTGCAAAAGCGAAATAGTCGAGATGGTCGTGAGGGACGGCCCGGCAAGGATACAGGAGCTAATCCAGCTCGGCGTGAAGTTCTCGAGCAGGAAGGGGAACGGGAGCGAGCTGGACCTCGGGAAAGAGGGCGGCCACTCGAAGAGGAGGATAGTCCACGCCGAGGACCTGACCGGCAGGGCGGTCGAGGAGGCCCTTGTCTCCGCCGTAAGGTCACACCCGCGTATCTCGGTCCACGAGAACCACATCGCGATAGACCTCATCTGCCATACCAAGTTCGTAGGCCCTGCCCCCGGGGAGACGGTCTGGGGCGCGTATGTCCTCGACAAGGATACCGGCGAAATATCGACTTTCCTCGCGGGCGCCACGATACTCGCGACCGGCGGGGCCGGGAAGGTCTATCTCTACACGAGCAACCCTGACGTCGCCACGGGCGACGGAATAGCAATGGGCTACAGGGCCGGGGCCGAGATAGCGAACATGGAGTTCGTCCAGTTCCACCCGACCTGCCTCTACCACCCCAGGGCCAAGAGCTTCCTCATATCCGAGGCGGTCCGCGGCGAGGGCGGGGTTCTCCTTCTAAAGGACGGGACCCCGTTCATGAAGAAGCACCACCCGATGGCGGACCTTGCCCCCAGGGACATAGTCGCCAGGGCCATAGACTACGAGCTTAAAAAGAGCGGCGACGACTGCGTCTACCTCGACATAAGCTTCAGGCAGCCGGAGTTCGTAAGAGAGCGTTTCCCGAACATTTACAGGAAGTGCCTCGAATTCGGCTTCGACATGACCAGGGAGCCGCTGCCGGTCGTCCCGGCGGCCCATTACACCTGCGGCGGTGTAAGGACCGACGGCTTCGGGAGGAGCAGCATAACAAGGCTATACGCAATAGGAGAGGCCGCCTGCACGGGCCTTCACGGGGCCAACCGCCTGGCCTC encodes the following:
- a CDS encoding lytic transglycosylase domain-containing protein translates to MKLRHYVILSAVLAFGSPVAALADFYQYTDENGVVHITNVPTTAKYKWMMKERVPSVLSPSNPAFKNLSAGRFEEMIRSTAEKYGVDPMLVKAIVKAESDFDPAAVSKKGATGLMQLMPATASRMGVRNIHDPVENVEGGIKYLSKLLQMFKWQVPLAVAAYNAGENAVLKYGTIPPYSETQTYVKRVLHYHDLYSSGSR
- the nadB gene encoding L-aspartate oxidase, which encodes MELKSDFLVIGTGIAGLAFALKAAEAGSVAIVTKRDMSESATYYAQGGIASVLSAEDTFDAHVKDTQDAGAGLCKSEIVEMVVRDGPARIQELIQLGVKFSSRKGNGSELDLGKEGGHSKRRIVHAEDLTGRAVEEALVSAVRSHPRISVHENHIAIDLICHTKFVGPAPGETVWGAYVLDKDTGEISTFLAGATILATGGAGKVYLYTSNPDVATGDGIAMGYRAGAEIANMEFVQFHPTCLYHPRAKSFLISEAVRGEGGVLLLKDGTPFMKKHHPMADLAPRDIVARAIDYELKKSGDDCVYLDISFRQPEFVRERFPNIYRKCLEFGFDMTREPLPVVPAAHYTCGGVRTDGFGRSSITRLYAIGEAACTGLHGANRLASNSLLEALVFAHRAADDARKLVMTERKSLPSIPRWQTGEAVVSEEAVVITQNWDEIRRFMWNYVGIVRSDRRLERAERRIELLKNEINQYYWDFTITNNLVELRNIATVAELIIRSALTRKESRGLHYNLDHPERDEKFLHDTILRI